A stretch of Halichondria panicea chromosome 1, odHalPani1.1, whole genome shotgun sequence DNA encodes these proteins:
- the LOC135352493 gene encoding histone-lysine N-methyltransferase PRDM9-like yields MRSRHNSAADPSVLEIQYNVKTNAIGTFLKALIIANASGEVVMQASAKSTRESSSSEDDGLCPYERKRLENIKRNNEMLKQLGFTVKPAKPAQKRRTKKKEINYIPSCSSSSDSEEEWSPEKEALAMRPKRRGAAVYTKLPFGNKEKVQIMQTISTQVEKRFDKVLNPNKKPKYKPKPSKIPRPKPVQPKPLPSYFDSDSSEGEFLGFEAAKVIQEIPEFGRKELELRARMEKLLADSENEEEFIGFTQEDIGATLIPAQFSTMRSYPKRHKTRKHYEEDVISDEDEYVFCEDCNEVYHGDCPVHGPLGKLDVSAGQDQDSVMFTTVPVPSEATIKMSAIPEAGLGVFAKKLIPRHTRVGPYEGKRLSVEDMDMVDDTSYIWEIRKDKQKAYYIDGRNADDSNWLRFVNCARCEDEQNMVAYQHCGEIYYRTFKDVQPGQELLVWYGEEYAEDLGIGLLPLKNKVSTSKFNRLSSTLERSTPTNSATKKPGHDTKNKHCCTYCSYQTAISGNLKLHIQTHTGEKPYNCHVCGRGFSTKQNLGIHLRTHTGEKPYNCHVCGRGFSTKQNLGIHLRTHTGEKPYNCHVCGRGFSQKPTLDSHLLIHTGEWPFVCEVCGQGFSQKQHLDIHLRTHTGEKPYNCHVCGRGFSQKPTLDSHLLIHTGEWPFVCEVCGQGFSQKQHLDIHLRTHTGEKPYNCHVCGQGFSRKQHLDIHLRTHTGEKPYNCHVCGRGFSRKQHLDIHLRTHTGEKPYNCHVCGRGFSVKSNLDGHLRTHTVEKPYVCEVCGQRFSSNSNMNKHIRTLHSA; encoded by the exons CTGCAGCTGACCCCTCAGTTCTTGAAATACAGTACAATGTAAAAACAAACGCCATAGGAACCTTTCTCAAAGCGCTCATAATAGCTAATGCAAGTGGTGAGGTTGTCATGCAAGCGTCGGCCAAGAGTACAAGAGAGAGCAGCAGCTCTGAAGATGACGGGCTCTGTCCCTATGAGAGAAAACGTCTGGAGAATATAAAGAGAAATAATGAAATGCTCAAACAACTTG GTTTTACTGTCAAACCTGCTAAACCAGCTCAAAAGCGGCGTACGAAAAAGAAGGAAATAAACTACATACCTAGCTGCTCTAGTAGCTCTGATTCTGAGGAGGAATGGAGCCCTGAGAAGGAGGCACTAGCTATGAGGCCGAAGCGTCGAGGTGCTGCCGTTTATACTAAACTGCCATTCGGGAACAAAGAGAAAGTTCAAATTATGCAGACCATCAGTACACAAGTG GAAAAGCGATTTGATAAAGTTCTCAATCCAAACAAGAAGCCCAAATACAAGCCAAAGCCATCGAAAATCCCTCGTCCCAAACCAGTTCAACCTAAACCACTACCGAGCTATTTCGATAGTGACTCCTCTGAAGGTGAATTTCTCGGGTTTGAAGCTGCCAAGGTGATACAGGAGATACCAGAGTTTGGACGCAAAGAGTTAGAGTTAAGAGCAAGGATGGAGAAGTTGTTGGCTGATAGTGAGAATGAGGAGGAGTTTATTGGCTTCACACAAGAAGATAT AGGTGCTACCCTTATACCTGCTCAATTCTCCACCATGCGCTCCTATCCCAAGAGACACAAGACACGCAAACATTATGAGGAGGATGTCATATCTGATGAGGACGAATATGTCT TTTGTGAGGATTGCAATGAAGTCTACCATGGTGACTGCCCTGTTCATGGACCCTTGGGGAAATTAGACGTATCCGCTGGCCAAGACCAGGACTCAGTTATGTTCACCACCGTCCCTGTACCATCCGAAGCAACTATCAAGATGTCAGCAATCCCTGAAGCTGGTCTTGGGGTGTTTGCCAAGAAACTTATTCCTCGCCATACCAGAGTAGGTCCGTATGAGGGGAAAAGATTGTCAGTGGAAGATATGGACATGGTTGATGACACAAGCTATATCTGGGAG ATTCGCAAGGATAAGCAAAAGGCCTATTATATTGACGGGAGAAACGCTGATGATTCCAATTGGCTCAGATTTGTAAATTGTGCAAG ATGTGAAGATGAGCAAAACATGGTTGCTTATCAGCATTGTGGAGAGATCTATTATCGTACCTTCAAAGACGTTCAGCCTGGACAAGAACTGCTCGTATGGTATGGAGAAGAATACGCTGAAGACCTGGGAATTGGATTGCTGCCTCTGAAGA ATAAGGTATCTACATCCAAGTTCAATAGATTATCTTCAACACTGGAAAGATCTACACCAACAAACTCTGCTACTAAGAAGCCCGGTCATGATACGAAGAACAAACATTGTTGTACCTACTGCTCCTACCAAACTGCTATTAGTGGGAATCTTAAACTCCACATTCAAACACACACTGGAGAGAAACCCTACAACTGTCATGTATGTGGGCGGGGATTCAGTACGAAGCAAAACCTGGGTATCCATTTACGAACACACACTGGAGAGAAACCCTACAACTGTCATGTATGTGGGCGGGGATTCAGTACGAAGCAAAACCTGGGTATCCATTTACGAACACACACTGGAGAGAAACCCTACAACTGCCATGTATGTGGGCGGGGATTCAGTCAGAAACCAACCCTGGATAGCCATTTACTAATACACACTGGAGAATGGCCCTTTGTTTGTGAGGTTTGTGGACAAGGATTCAGTCAGAAGCAACACCTGGATATACAtttacgcacacacactggagaGAAACCCTACAACTGCCATGTATGTGGGCGGGGATTCAGTCAGAAACCAACCCTGGATAGCCATTTACTAATACACACTGGAGAATGGCCCTTTGTTTGTGAGGTTTGTGGACAAGGATTCAGTCAGAAGCAACACCTGGATATACAtttacgcacacacactggagaGAAACCCTACAACTGTCATGTATGTGGGCAGGGATTCAGTCGGAAGCAACACCTGGATATACAtttacgcacacacactggagaGAAACCCTACAACTGtcatgtgtgtgggcggggatTCAGTCGGAAGCAACACCTGGATATACAtttacgcacacacactggagaGAAACCCTACAAC